The following are from one region of the Juglans regia cultivar Chandler chromosome 10, Walnut 2.0, whole genome shotgun sequence genome:
- the LOC108979159 gene encoding peptidyl-prolyl cis-trans isomerase FKBP53-like: protein MGFWGIEVKPGKPYPYHSDNVQGKLHITQATLGLGSSTERCILQCFVGHKNPVFLCSLLPDKNESCPLNLEFENDDLFAFSVIGPCSIHLSGYFEADDGYAIQDHYESDSSGEDIGETQTEDSSDFDSEDDYEEDFIDDSDLEMYSPSHMPNSGVVIEEIVDDEKPTNGNGQLKRKKKNQSSDSENHRESQQQIIVKSGVVPVLESEDDDGFPVSAAHKSNANIQKPETEAEITEKKVTEKTKKKMKANDGDHAAGLKRKVESNDQDDHPERQKRKNKKKGKEQAKEGNALLSGKETEMNIPIEDEKRPEELKRSPNLDQVSPVGNDHDQKLSNEKGPDLDVDLVPGKSSAEKKKKKKKKKKTQESEGKTNVDQTISAVGKQELDEKQGKDKSSQVRTFPNGLVIEELAMGKPDGKRASPGKQVSVHYIGKLKNNGKIFDSNVGRAPFKFRLGIGQVIKGWDVGVNGMRIGDKRRLTIPPSMGYGSERAGKIPPNSWLVFDVELVDVR, encoded by the exons ATGGGTTTCTGGG GAATTGAAGTGAAACCGGGCAAACCGTACCCTTACCACTCGGACAATGTGCAAGGAAAGCTTCACATAACTCAG GCAACATTAGGCCTCGGCTCTTCAACAGAGAGGTGCATACTTCAGTGTTTTGTAGGACACAAGAATCCGGTTTTCTTGTGTTCTTTGTTACCGGATAAGAATGAGTCGTGCCCTCTAAATCTTGAATTTGAGAATGATGATTTATTTGCCTTCTCGGTGATTGGCCCCTGTAGCATCCATCTATCTGGTTATTTTGAGGCTGATGATGGATATGCCATTCAAGATCACTATGAATC TGATTCTTCCGGGGAGGATATTGGTGAAACACAGACAGAGGATTCATCTGACTTTGATTCTGAAGATGACTATGAGGAAGACTTCATTGACGACAGTGATCTTGAGATGTACTCACCTTCACATATGCCAAATAGTGGAG ttGTAATTGAGGAAATAGTGGACGATGAAAAGCCTACAAATGGAAATGGTCAGCTAAAACGAAAAAAGAAGAATCAATCAAGTGACTCCGAGAACCATAGAGAATCTCAACAACAAATTATTGTCAAGAGTGGTGTTGTACCTGTTTTGGAaagtgaagatgatgatggtttTCCAGTTTCTGCTGCACATAAAAGCAATGCTAATATTCAGAAGCCCGAGACAGAAGCAGAGATTACAGAAAAGAAAGTAACTGAGAAAaccaagaagaagatgaaggcaAATGATGGTGATCATGCTGCTGGCTTAAAAAGAAAGGTTGAAAGCAATGACCAAGATGATCATCCAGAAAG gcaaaagaggaaaaacaagaagaagggGAAAGAACAGGCAAAAGAGGGAAATGCTCTTTTATCTGGTAAGGAAACTGAGATGAATATTCCTATTGAGGATGAAAAGCGGCCGGAGGAGTTGAAGAGGAGCCCCAACCTGGACCAAGTTTCTCCCGTTGGGAATGACCATGATCAGAAGCTGTCAAATGAGAA GGGCCCTGACCTTGATGTGGACCTTGTTCCTGGAAAAAGTTCagcagagaagaaaaaaaagaaaaagaagaagaagaaaactcaGGAGAGTGAAGGGAAAACTAATGTGGATCAAACCATTTCAGCAGTGGGAAAACAGGAGTTAGATGAAAAGCAAGGCAAAGACAAGTCATCTCAAGTGAGAACATTTCCAAATGGGTTGGTTATCGAGGAGCTAGCAATGGGCAAACCAGATGGCAAAAGAGCTTCGCCTGGAAAACAG GTCAGTGTCCATTATATTGGCAAGCtgaaaaataatggaaaaattTTTGATTCGAATGTGGGAAGGGCACCATTTAAGTTCCGCCTAG GTATAGGACAAGTTATAAAGGGGTGGGATGTTGGAGTTAATG GCATGCGTATTGGGGACAAAAGAAGACTCACAATTCCACCATCCATGGG CTATGGATCTGAACGGGCTGGGAAGATACCGCCAAATTCATGGCTCGTGTTTGATGTAGAGTTGGTCGATGTTCGTTGA
- the LOC108979161 gene encoding enolase: protein MATIKLVKARQIFDSRGNPTVEVDIILSDDSLARAAVPSGASTGVYEALELRDGGSDYLGKGVLKAVENVNKIIGPALIGKNPTEQTKIDNFMVQELDGTVNEWGWCKQKLGANAILAVSLAVCKAGSLVKKIPLYQHIANLAGNKTLVLPVPAFNVINGGSHAGNKLAMQEFMILPVGASSFKEAMKMGVEVYHHLKAVIKKKYGQDATNVGDEGGFAPNIQENKEGLELLKTAIAKAGYTGKVVIGMDVAASEFYDNKDKTYDLNFKEENNDGSQKISGDSLKNVYKSFVADYPIVSIEDPFDQDDWEHYAKLTSEIGEQVQIVGDDLLVTNPKRVGKAIQEKACNALLLKVNQIGSVTESIEAVKMSKHAGWGVMASHRSGETEDTFIADLSVGLATGQIKTGAPCRSERLAKYNQLLRIEEELGSAAVYAGSKFRAPVKPY, encoded by the exons ATGGCTACGATCAAGCTTGTTAAAGCCCGTCAGATCTTCGACAGCCGTGGAAATCCAACCGTCGAA GTTGATATTATTCTTTCTGATGATAGCCTGGCTAGAGCTGCTGTGCCAAGTGGTGCTTCTACAG GTGTCTACGAAGCCCTGGAGTTGAGGGATGGGGGATCAGACTACCTTGGTAAAGGTGTCCTCAAG GCTGTGGAGAATGTGAATAAAATCATTGGACCTGCCTTGATAGGGAAG AACCCAACAGAGCAGACTAAAATCGACAACTTCATGGTACAAGAGCTTGATGGAACTGTTAACGAATGGGGTTGGTGCAAGCAAAAG CTTGGAGCAAATGCTATTTTGGCAGTTTCCCTTGCTGTTTGTAAAGCTGGTTCTTTGGTGAAGAAGATTCCCCTTTACCag CACATTGCCAATCTTGCTGGTAACAAGACCTTAGTGCTGCCCGTACCTGCTTTCAATGTTATCAATGGAGGTTCCCATGCAGGCAATAAACTGGCAATGCAG GAATTTATGATTCTCCCTGTTGGGGCATCTTCTTTCAAGGAAGCCATGAAAATGGGTGTAGAGGTGTATCATCATCTAAAG GCCGTAATTAAGAAGAAGTATGGGCAAGATGCTACCAACGTTGGCGATGAAGGTGGTTTTGCTCCTAACATTCAG GAAAACAAAGAGGGTCTTGAACTGCTAAAGACTGCTATTGCTAAAGCTGGATATACTGGAAAG GTTGTGATTGGTATGGATGTTGCTGCTTCTGAATTCTATGATAACAAGGATAAGACCTATGATTTGAATTTCAAGGAAGAG AACAATGACGGATCACAAAAAATATCAGGGGACAGCTTGAAGAATGTTTACAAGTCATTTGTGGCTGATTATCCAATTGTGTCCATTGAGGACCCATTTGATCAGGATGACTGGGAGCACTATGCAAAGCTTACCAGTGAAATTGGCGAGCAAGTGCAGATTGTTGGTGATGATCTTCTTGTCACAAACCCTAAG CGTGTTGGAAAGGCAATTCAGGAGAAAGCCTGCAATGCCCTTTTGTTGAAG GTGAATCAAATTGGTTCGGTAACTGAGAGTATTGAAGCTGTGAAAATGTCTAAACATGCTGGATGGGGTGTCATGGCAAGTCACCGAAG TGGTGAAACCGAGGATACCTTCATTGCGGACCTTTCAGTTGGGTTGGCAACG GGCCAGATCAAGACTGGGGCTCCTTGCAGATCAGAGCGCCTTGCTAAATACAACCAG CTTCTCAGGATAGAGGAAGAGCTTGGATCTGCAGCTGTCTACGCTGGATCGAAGTTCAGAGCACCCGTGAAACCATACTGA
- the LOC108979163 gene encoding mucin-2 isoform X2 produces the protein MAEQRQLFRFRLPWQSAPAAPPPPPPPPRPSSESQPPGPKIETQTPAQSSTASIQRPPFRPAGIASSVLPPTASQARAAQPQYPRSPTPSPTVASKPRSAPQTRAEAPSPSRAAPQTGASGSVPSSPSRTSQAQPASGTTSSPISRPSSPPADRRTSQPSSPSRPTAQVEPTGTTKLQPIQESSQPSAAATQPPSSLSEKEPKPVVTRLSSPPADRRTSQPSSPSRPAAQVQPDVTTKLKPTIQESSQPLAVATQSPSSLSEKEPKSVVSLPLSQEPQLKAAQVPSETISNSQNRTPIKTSSKLDGVTTPPTEASQTSPTQKLDSNAIGGDAKPKLEEREVGKEVVREIIEEKTNGSSYEDPAKKTITAAFQEKQKPKWEKEESFDRKESVVATSSIPKQVNIASSRHPKERRSSSTLTTQKPSVIFNGEQLPLHEERSINAVGLRVDQNR, from the exons ATGGCAGAACAAAGGCAACTATTCCGATTTCGGCTCCCTTGGCAATCAGCACCAGCTGcgcctccacctccacctccacctccacgtCCTTCAAGCGAATCACAGCCTCCTGGTCCTAAAATTGAAACCCAAACGCCCGCTCAATCCAGCACTGCCTCCATTCAGAGGCCACCATTCAGGCCTGCAGGGATTGCCTCGTCAGTACTGCCCCCTACAGCTTCCCAAGCACGTGCAGCACAACCTCAATATCCTCGGTCGCCAACACCATCGCCAACAGTCGCTTCGAAGCCTCGATCAGCACCTCAAACTCGGGCTGAAGCTCCATCACCTTCACGTGCAGCGCCTCAAACCGGAGCTTCCGGCTCTGTGCCCTCATCACCATCTCGCACATCTCAGGCCCAACCAGCATCTGGGACAACCTCTTCGCCTATATCTCGTCCATCCTCTCCACCTGCTGACCGACGGACATCACAACCCTCTTCTCCATCTCGCCCAACCGCTCAGGTGGAACCAACCGGTACAACGAAATTACAACCAATTCAAGAAAGCTCTCAGCCTTCGGCCGCTGCCACTCAGCCCCCATCATCTCTCTCTGAGAAAGAACCAAAGCCAGTGGTGACTCGTTTATCCTCTCCACCTGCTGACCGAAGGACATCACAGCCCTCTTCTCCATCTCGCCCAGCAGCCCAGGTGCAGCCAGATGTTACAACGAAATTAAAACCCACAATTCAAGAAAGCTCTCAGCCTTTGGCTGTTGCCACTCAGTCCCCATCGTCTCTCTCTGAGAAAGAACCAAAGTCAGTGGTGTCTCTGCCACTATCACAAGAGCCTCAACTCAAGGCCGCACAAGTGCCATCTGAAACTATTTCCAATTCCCAGAACCGTACCCCAATTAAAACCTCCTCTAAACTAGATGGAGTGACGACACCGCCCACAGAAGCTTCACAAACTTCTCCAACTCAAAAGTTAGATTCTAATGCCATTGGTGGCGATGCTAAGCCAAAGTTAGAGGAAAGGGAAGTAGGGAAGGAAGTAGTGCGagaaataattgaagaaaaaacaaatggatCAAGTTATGAAGACCCAGCAAAGAAGACAATCACTGCTGCGTTTCAAGAAAAACAGAAGCCAAAGTGGGAGAAGGAAGAATCTTTTGACAGAAAGGAGTCAGTAGTCGCCACCAGTTCTATTCCAAAACAGGTCAACATTGCAAGTTCAAGACATCCGAAGGAAAGGAGATCATCAAGCACATTAACTACACAAAAACCGAGTGTTATCTTCAACGGAGAACAACTTCCCCTGCACGAAGAG AGGAGCATCAATGCAGTTGGGCTTAGAGTCGACCAAAACAGATGA
- the LOC108979163 gene encoding proteoglycan 4 isoform X1, whose product MAEQRQLFRFRLPWQSAPAAPPPPPPPPRPSSESQPPGPKIETQTPAQSSTASIQRPPFRPAGIASSVLPPTASQARAAQPQYPRSPTPSPTVASKPRSAPQTRAEAPSPSRAAPQTGASGSVPSSPSRTSQAQPASGTTSSPISRPSSPPADRRTSQPSSPSRPTAQVEPTGTTKLQPIQESSQPSAAATQPPSSLSEKEPKPVVTRLSSPPADRRTSQPSSPSRPAAQVQPDVTTKLKPTIQESSQPLAVATQSPSSLSEKEPKSVVSLPLSQEPQLKAAQVPSETISNSQNRTPIKTSSKLDGVTTPPTEASQTSPTQKLDSNAIGGDAKPKLEEREVGKEVVREIIEEKTNGSSYEDPAKKTITAAFQEKQKPKWEKEESFDRKESVVATSSIPKQVNIASSRHPKERRSSSTLTTQKPSVIFNGEQLPLHEEVRRDISKYVQKLTTSQSDYKMPVSVITLSGENRGASMQLGLESTKTDEFVPIHRGYKLNSDESTDATTDGEGSSTDKRTRDPTPKENPPSRAYVNSNVQSVNNSILFDTSVTENNPGVRLVVSNKQEEPHKAEFNVTPAEKLKYQPTVRRRCLRGLFMESSDSDTPEKRRRHGCRFSCGENLSLGWMA is encoded by the coding sequence ATGGCAGAACAAAGGCAACTATTCCGATTTCGGCTCCCTTGGCAATCAGCACCAGCTGcgcctccacctccacctccacctccacgtCCTTCAAGCGAATCACAGCCTCCTGGTCCTAAAATTGAAACCCAAACGCCCGCTCAATCCAGCACTGCCTCCATTCAGAGGCCACCATTCAGGCCTGCAGGGATTGCCTCGTCAGTACTGCCCCCTACAGCTTCCCAAGCACGTGCAGCACAACCTCAATATCCTCGGTCGCCAACACCATCGCCAACAGTCGCTTCGAAGCCTCGATCAGCACCTCAAACTCGGGCTGAAGCTCCATCACCTTCACGTGCAGCGCCTCAAACCGGAGCTTCCGGCTCTGTGCCCTCATCACCATCTCGCACATCTCAGGCCCAACCAGCATCTGGGACAACCTCTTCGCCTATATCTCGTCCATCCTCTCCACCTGCTGACCGACGGACATCACAACCCTCTTCTCCATCTCGCCCAACCGCTCAGGTGGAACCAACCGGTACAACGAAATTACAACCAATTCAAGAAAGCTCTCAGCCTTCGGCCGCTGCCACTCAGCCCCCATCATCTCTCTCTGAGAAAGAACCAAAGCCAGTGGTGACTCGTTTATCCTCTCCACCTGCTGACCGAAGGACATCACAGCCCTCTTCTCCATCTCGCCCAGCAGCCCAGGTGCAGCCAGATGTTACAACGAAATTAAAACCCACAATTCAAGAAAGCTCTCAGCCTTTGGCTGTTGCCACTCAGTCCCCATCGTCTCTCTCTGAGAAAGAACCAAAGTCAGTGGTGTCTCTGCCACTATCACAAGAGCCTCAACTCAAGGCCGCACAAGTGCCATCTGAAACTATTTCCAATTCCCAGAACCGTACCCCAATTAAAACCTCCTCTAAACTAGATGGAGTGACGACACCGCCCACAGAAGCTTCACAAACTTCTCCAACTCAAAAGTTAGATTCTAATGCCATTGGTGGCGATGCTAAGCCAAAGTTAGAGGAAAGGGAAGTAGGGAAGGAAGTAGTGCGagaaataattgaagaaaaaacaaatggatCAAGTTATGAAGACCCAGCAAAGAAGACAATCACTGCTGCGTTTCAAGAAAAACAGAAGCCAAAGTGGGAGAAGGAAGAATCTTTTGACAGAAAGGAGTCAGTAGTCGCCACCAGTTCTATTCCAAAACAGGTCAACATTGCAAGTTCAAGACATCCGAAGGAAAGGAGATCATCAAGCACATTAACTACACAAAAACCGAGTGTTATCTTCAACGGAGAACAACTTCCCCTGCACGAAGAGGTAAGGAGAGATATCTCTAAATACGTTCAAAAGCTTACCACTAGCCAATCCGATTATAAAATGCCAGTTAGTGTCATAACCCTATCTGGTGAAAATAGAGGAGCATCAATGCAGTTGGGCTTAGAGTCGACCAAAACAGATGAATTTGTCCCCATTCACCGGGGTTACAAGCTCAACTCAGATGAGAGCACTGACGCTACCACTGACGGAGAAGGGAGCTCCACAGATAAAAGGACCAGAGATCCAACCCCAAAAGAAAATCCCCCATCAAGGGCATATGTTAATAGCAATGTACAGAGTGTCAATAACTCCATTTTGTTCGACACTTCGGTCACCGAAAACAATCCTGGCGTCCGGTTGGTTGTATCAAATAAACAAGAAGAACCACACAAGGCTGAGTTCAACGTCACCCCGGCGGAGAAGCTTAAGTATCAACCAACAGTAAGAAGACGGTGCCTCAGAGGCCTTTTCATGGAATCAAGTGACTCGGATACTCCGGAAAAGCGTCGACGTCATGGTTGCCGGTTTAGCTGTGGGGAGAATCTTTCTCTTGGTTGGATGgcgtaa